Part of the Salinigranum rubrum genome is shown below.
AGTCGTAGAGGAACTCCCGCTGGAGTTTGAGCAGTTCCTCGCCGGAGAACAGCCCTCTGTTCGCGTTGCAGAACGCGCCGGAGTAGTCGAACGCTCTCGGGTCGCTCTCGCCGTAGACGGCGAGCTTCGAGTAGTTGACGTCTCCAGTGAGTTCGGTCTCGTCTTGGTTCTTCTTGTCCTTCGGCTCGAACGTCTCGATGCACTGGCGTTTGTTCTCCGACGCCACCAGTCGAACAATCTCGATGTGGTTCTCCATCACCGACTGGAGATCGTCGTCGTAGTGCGCCAGTAGCTTGTCCATGTAGAACTCGCTGGCGGGGTCGAGCGACTGCTCGTTGCGGACGGTGTACGGCGCGTCGAGCGACCCGTTCAGGCGTTCGAGGACGATGTCGCGCTGCTCCTGGGGGAGCAGGACGATGGGGTCTTGGTGCATCGGCGAGGTGACCGTGTCGTCGGCGGGGTCCTGGTCGCGGATGACGTCGCCCAGGTTGGTCCACCGGAAGGTGTACATCCGGCCGTCGTCGCGCATCGTGTAGTCCTCGAAGTACCGCCGGACCATCCAGTCGAAGTGGGACTTCCCGGAGCCGACCGGCCCCAAGAGGAGTTTGATGCGTTTCTCGGGACCGAGTCCGCGAGCGCCCGACTTCACCTTGTTGACGAACTCGTGGATGGACTCGTGGACCTCTCGTCCGTAGAAGACGTTCTCGCCGTCGTGCAGCGGGTCTTCGGAGGCCATGAGGTACTCCACGATGCCGGCGTCCTCGTCGTAGGTGGTCCCGTAGTGGTCGAACATGTCCGCGACGCGCTGGTGGGCGTTGCGGGCGACCTTCGGGTCGTCGTACACCTCCGAGAGGTACCAGTCGAAGCTCTTCGCCTCGCGGAGGTCCGCGGGCACGGAGTCTTGATAATGCTTGCTCAGGTCTTCTAGTGTCTCGAGTTCACTGCTCATTGTTCGGTGTCGGAGTTTCTGGACCGGGTGCGCCGAGAACGGGGACGGACTGTGCGCGACAAACGTCGAATGCGACCGTCAGTGGGAGTGGGGGGTCTGTTCGTGGCATGCGTGTTCATACCACCCGTTCCGCGCGGCGACACAGGTCTTCGGCGGTTTCTGCGAGAACGACGTAGCCAGCTGACAGTGCACGGGGGCGGCGACTCGGGCCGATATCCGAGGCTACTTGAGTGGTGAGATTCCGACGCAGATAAACCTTCCCCTAAAATGTGATATGAGCGCCATGTTTTCGATGCACGGCGCCGACCCGAGGGGACTGAACCGGACCGTCGCGCTCTTCAGGCGGGAAGCCCTCCACTCGCCCATGAGCTACGACGACCTGCCGGCGGGGTGGCAGGTGTGGGCCGACGAACACGAGGGACGGAGCGTCCTCGCGTACCGCCCGGACGTGTTCAACACGAAGGACTTCCCCGCCCCCTGCATGCCGACCATCTACGTCACGAACGGGTCGCGGAAGCGACGTCCCGGGGCGTCACAGGTCCCCACCGACACCTGGCACGTGTCGCTCTTCTTAGAGCCCGAAGTGGAGGCCCCCGCCGAGCGGTACGACTCCCGCGCCGAGGCCGTCGCCGGGGCGACTGACCTCGCCGCCCGATTCGTTCGAGGCGGCGTCGACTACCGGGACCTGTATCAGGTCCCGCGGGAGGAGTATCTCGACCGCCTCGACGAACTGGTCGGTGAGAACGCTTCGGACGAGTGAGCGACTGCGCGAGGGTCGCATACGGCTCTCATCTCCCGACCACCCCTAGCCCCACACGAACTACACGCTCCGCGCCCAGCCACGACGCCCGTCGCCAGCCCCGAGCGCTTCGAGCACCCGACGCATCGATACGTCGTCTCTGAAAGCGACCACACCCCCGCGCCTCGATATCCCGGAATCCTTTTGCACCGGGTCGTACACGTTCCGCCAATGATACTGGGTGGTCCGACATGACGATGGAGGACCGGATCGACGAACTCCGCGAGAAGCGCGAGCGTGCGCTGTTGGGCGGCGGGCAAGACCGCATCGACAAGCAGCACGACAAGGGGAAGATGACCGCCCGCGAGCGGATCGACTACTTCCTCGACGACGACACGTTCAACGAGTTCGACAAGTTCCGGACCCACAGAACGTCGAAGTTCGGGATGGAAGAGAAGAAGCTTCCCGGCGACGGCGTCGTCACGGGCTACGGCGAGGTCGACGGCCGGACGGTGTTCGTCTTCGCCCACGACTTCACCGTCTTCGGCGGTTCCCTCGGTGAGGTGATGGCTCAGAAGATCTGCAAGGTGATGGACAAGGCGATGGAGGTCGGCGCACCCATCGTCGGCCTGAACGACTCCGCCGGGGCGAGGATTCAAGAGGGCGTGAAGTCGCTGGCCGGTTTCGCGGACATCTTCCACCGCAACCAGCAGGCGTCCGGCGTGGTCCCACAGATTTCGTCCATCATGGGGCCGTGTGCCGGCGGCGCGGTGTACTCGCCCGCCATCACCGACTTCATCTTCATGGTGCAGGACACCTCCCACATGTTCATCACCGGCCCGGACGTCATCAAGACGGTCACGGGCGAGGAGGTGAGCTTCGAGGAGTTGGGCGGCGCGAAGACCCACGCCCAGAAGACGGGGGTCGCTCACAAGGCGTTCAACAGCGAGGAGGAGGCGCTCGACAACATTCGGCGGCTACTCTCGTACGTCCCCCAGAACAACGTCGAGGACCCACCGCGGGTGGAGCCGTGGGACGACCCCGCTCGTGAGACGACCGAACTCACGGACGTCGTCCCGGACAAGCCGCAGAAACCCTACGACATGACCGACGTCGTCGACAGCGTCGTCGACGAGGGCTCGTTCTTCGAGGTCCACGACGGCTGGGCGCGCAACATCGTCGTCGGCTTCGGCCGCCTCGACGGTCACTCGGTGGGCGTCGTCGCGAACCAGCCCCGCTCGAACGCCGGCACCCTCACCGTCGACGCCTCGATGAAGGGCTCGCGCTTCATCCGCTTCTGCGACGCGTTCAACATCCCCATCCTCACTTTCGTCGACGTTCCGGGGTACATGCCCGGCACCGACCAGGAGCACCGCGGCATCATCCGCCACGGGGCGAAACTGCTGTACGCTTACTCCGAGGCGACGGTCCCGCTGCTGACGGTCATCACCCGCAAGGCCTACGGCGGGGCGTACTGCGTCATGGCCTCGAAACACATCGGCGGCGACGTCAACTACGCGTGGCCCACCTCCGAAATCGCGGTCATGGGGCCCCAGGGAGCGGTGAACATCCTCTACAGCAGCGAACTCGAAGCCGCCGACGACCCCGACGCGCGCAGACAGGAACTCATCGACGAGTACCGCGAGGAGTTCGCCAACCCCTACACGGCGGCGGACCGCGGCTTCGTCGACGACGTCATCGAGCCCGCCGAAACCAGAGCCAGACTCGTCGAGGACCTGAAGATGCTGAAGACGAAACGCGGCGACCAGCCCGACAAGAAACACGGCAACCTCCCCATCTGACATGGAGCTCTCGATTCCCGACGACGCGAGCGAGGACGAGGCGGCGGCCATCGCGGCCGTCCTCTCGGCACACCTGCGCGACCAGGAGGTCGCAGCGGCGGCCGCCGCATCCGACACGGAGGAGACGTGGCAGGACAGGAAGTGGACGTTCGCCGGCCGCGTCGACGCGCTCCAGGGCCGCACCACGCGCGTCCCCGACGGCACGCCGACGAACGCGTGGGTCGCCGCGAGCAGAGCCGAGCGGTTCTGACCCCCCATCGCGAACGGCTTCGACAACTGAAAGAAACGGGCGAAACGTGTGAACGAGTTGAAGTGCGTCCGGCTATTTCAATCGAGTAGAGGCCCCGAGTTCTCCCCCCTCACCTCCCCCTCGGGTGGTCCTCTGTTTTCCTGCACACTGTCCGACGCCGACGCGCAGCGTCTTTACCACTCGCTCGACTACGGACGAGTATGCGAACCCCGGCGGACAACGCCCTGCTAGCGCTTCTCCTCGAAGCGTCCGGAACCCCGAAACCGGGGAACGTCGACCGCCACCGCGAGTACGAGGACCTCCGGTTCGAGCACTTCCTCGCGGGGGCGGTCGGTGCCGGTTCGGGACTCCGCACCGCCGAGGCCGGTGGCGAACTCGGCGCCGCGTTCGAAGAGAGCGTCGAGGGCATGCGCCACCAGCGGGGCGGGAACACCCAGTTCGGCTGTCTGTTGGACCTCGTACCGCTCGTGCGGGCGGCCGCCGACGGACCGCTCACCCCCGAGTCGGTTCGCGGGGTGTGTGCCGCGACCACGGTGGAAGACGCCTGTGGGTTCTACCGCGCGTTCGAGTACGTCGACGTCGCCGTCGGCGCCCTCCCCTCCGATATCGACCTCCCCGACGTCGGCCTCGCCGCCGACGCCACGCCGACGGTGCGCGAGCGAGGGCTGACGCTCTGGGACGTCATGGATCGCTCCTCACCCATAGACGCGAACGCCCGCGAGTGGGTCGAGGGGTTCCCGCGCTCGTTCGCCGCCAGCGAGGGAATCCTCGACGACGACGGCCCCGCGACCGAACGGGTCGCCCGGGCGTTCCTCCGGCTACTGGCCGAGGAACCCGACAGCCTCGTTCGAACCCAGCACGGCGAACGGGTCGCCCGCGAGGTACAGGAGAGCGCGACCGACGTGGGGACGGACCTCGACGCCGCCGCCGCCCTCGCCGAGAAGTACGTCGAGCGGGACATCAACCCGGGGACGACCGCCGACCTCACTGCGGCCGCGGTCTTCATCGCGCTCGAACGGGGCTGGGAGGTGTGACGTCCGTGCCCTCGGGGAACGAGTCGAACGCGGTCGACGGGACGGACGAATCGAACGAGTCGGACGAAATCAACGACGTCGAGACGGACGAGCGCGCCTGGCCGGTCGCACTCGACGGGGTGACGGAGTCAGTCGTGACCACGCTCGGGCCGAACGGACTGTGGAACGTCGCGGCGCTCGGCCTCCACGCGCCCGACGCGGGTGTCGACGCCGGGGCGCGAACCCCGGTCGAGGCCGTGACGTGGGGGAACACGCGAACGCGCCGGAACTTCCACCGACAGGGCGGGGGCGTCGTCCAGTTCGTCGCCGACGCCCACGACTTCGTCGACGCGGCGCTCACGATTCGCGAGGAGGAAGAGCCGGTGCTGGACTCGGCCGACGCGTGGGTCCGCGTCCGGGCCGAGCGGACAGACGAGGGCCGCGAGGACGACACCCGCTGGGAGCGGTGGCGGCTCACGCCCGGCGAGAGCGGGGTCGAACGCGAGCGCCCGTTCACCGTCAACCGCGGCTTCTACGCCGTCGTCGACGCCACCGTCGCCGCCTCGCGCCTCGACGTCTCTGACTACGACACCGACGTCCTCCTCGACCGCCTCGCGTACTTCGAGCGCGTGGTCGAGCGGTGCGGGGGGACCCGAGAGAGAGAGGCGTTCGCGCGGCTCTCGGCCGAAACCGGCTGGCACGAGCGGCGCTGACGCGACGTTGACGCGTCGACCAGTATCAGCCGTGATTTCCCGACCCGAACAGTGATACCGTCGCTCGCAGTGGTCCCGGTCGATACGAGAGACGATGCGACGACCGAACCCCCACCGAAGCCACAGCGCGCGCCGAGTCGTGACCGCACTGATCGTCTGGTGGCTCGTCGTGAGCGCCGCGGTGCCGGGCGTCGTCGCCGGGGCGACGACTCCCCCCTCGGCGGCCGCCGAACCACTGACCGACGTCGAAGACGCACGCGGCACCTCGGTGAACGCCACGGCGTCGCCCGGGACGGTCGCCGCGGGCGTCGGTGACAGCGTCGAGATTACGGGGGCCACGACGTTCGACTCGGGCGACGTCCGCCTCTACCTCGTCGGCCCCCGCGGACGGTTCCTCGGAGAGGACGGGGCGGCGGGCGACATGGAGACCGAACGCGTCTCGGGGGGCGCGTTCACCGCGACGTACGAGTCGTTCACTCGGCGCGGGACGTACCGGCTCCTCGTCGTCAGCCCGCGCGCGGACGGGCGCTTCGCGTCGACGACGACGCTCGGCCGCGACGCCCTCCCCACGGGCGTGACCCAGCGGCAGGCGGTCGACCTCGTGAGAGCGGCCTACGGCGGCGACGAGGTGATCGAACTGTCGCTCCGCGGGGCGACGCCACGGCTCAGCATCGACCCGGTCTCCGCGGACGGGACGCTCGTCGGGGACGACGTCGTCACGGTGACGGGGACGGCGAACCGCGGCGACGGAGCGGCCGTCTTCGTCGACCTCGCCGACGCCAGCGGGCGGACCGTCACGACCGCCGAGGCCGACGTCGACGCCGCGAGCGGCACGTGGGAGGTCGACCTCGACCTCGTGGGGGTCGAACCCGGGTCGTACACGCTGTTCGCCGCCGACGGTGCCTCGCGCGCCTCGACGACCGTCATCGTCGTCAGCGAGGAGACGACGCCGACCGAGACGCCCGCCGAGACCCCGGTTTCGGCCGAGTCGGACGCGGTCGACGACGCCCGCGAGACCGTCGAGGACGTGACCGGTGCGGCGCTCGCGAACGGGACCGCGGGGCTCGAAGCCGCGAACGAGACGGTCGGGGGCGCGATTGGAGGGGACGCGAGCGCGAACGCAACCGCGAGCGCGAACGCGACCGAAACGAACGCGAGCGGCGACGGAGGAACGAACGCGAGCGCGAACGGCACCGCCAACGCCACTGCCGAAGGCGGCGGCTCGACCGGCGGGGCCGTCCCCGGCTTCGGCGTCGGCGCGTTCGTCGCCGCGCTCGTCGTCGTCGCGCTCGGCGTGCGTCGGCACGTCCGCCGGTGAGTGAGTCGGCTCCGGTCGTGTGGGTTCCCCGGGCGGCCGACGACGCGTAACGAATCGTTTTTGTGCGCCAGCGAGCAACCGTCGGGTATGGCCATCAAGCCCAAGTACGTCAAACAGCTCGGGAACATGCTCCTGGAGCGGTACCCGCAGGCGTTCAACACGGACTTCGAGACGAACAAGGACAGCGTCATGAAGCTCACGAACGTCGAGTCGAAGGGCGTCCGCAACCGCATCGCCGGCTACATCACCCGCAAGAAATCCAGCAGCCAGGCCGCCTCGGCGTAACTCTCCTCCCGACACTGCGCACGACCGACCCGGGCCCTGAGCGACCGCCTCCCTCTCCGTACTCGCGGCGCGCACACCGAGACGTCGCTGCCCCGTGCTCTCTCGTTCCCGAACCGACAGCGACGCGGCCGACAGTGGCAGTGACGCGTGGGCCGACGACCTCGCCACTGCTCGGAGCCTCGACTGTAGCGCCGTCCATCACCAGTGCGAACTGCTCCTTGAGGCACTCGGGCGCGCCGGCGACGACGGCGTCACCGTCGACGGCCGGGCGGTCGCTGTCGGGGAGTCAGCGGGCGTCGGCGTCGGAGGCGGTCCGGCGGTCATCCGACACGGGCCTCGACCCGTCCCGCGCGTCGAACCAGCCGTCGATGGCCTCGCGGACGCGCTGGAGGACGCGCGGGTCGGTGCTCGGCCGGCCGACGCTGACGGCGTCCGCACCGTAATCGAGGTACTCGCTCACCGTCCGGCGGTCGCGGACGCCGTTGTTGGCGACGAGGTAGAGGTCGGGCGCCGCGTCGGCCACGCTCGCGACGACGTCCTCGGAGTCCATGGCGTCGACGTGAAAGACGGTCGCCCCCGCCTCCTCGACCCGACGGGCCGTCTCCGCGAGGTCGACGCCGTCGACCTCCGCGCGGACCTTCACGCTCACCTCCGCTCCCTGTTCGGCCGCCGCGGTAACGTACTCACAGAGCCGGTCGGTGTCCCGGAGAAGCGACTCGCCGCAGCCGACGCGACACAGTTCCGCCTGGCGGCAGTGGGCGTTTATCTCGACGGCCGCGTCGTGTGCCGCACACAGCCGCGCGACTTCCCGGACGGGGGCGACGGTCGCACTGCGGACGTTCACCCCCGCGCAGACGGGCGTGTCGGCGAGGACGGCGAGCTGAAAGTCGACGAAGACGAGCGGGTCCGGCGGGAGGAACTCCGAGCGGTCGCGGGCCACGAGCGCCCGGGCGGCGTCTCTCGATTTCCCGTCGAGGGAGATGCCGCCGAGCATCGCGAGGTCCGCCCACAGGCTCCCGTCGCACGCCCACCCGGCGTCCGCTTCCCCCGAGAGGCTCGCGAGGACGAGTCGCGGCGACGACTCGCGCGTCATCTCGGCCCCTCGGGTCCGGCGACTCGGTCGAGCGCCTCCCAGACCGCGTCGAGGACGCGCCCCGCGTCACCGGGGCCGTCGATGCGGGTGTCCGTTCGAACGACGGGGCGACCTAGTTCTGTCCCGTCCGCGGTGTCGAGGACGAACGCGTCGGCGAAGGGGTACGCGTCGGCGACGCCCGCGGTCGAGGGGTCGAGGCCGACGCCCTCCATCAATTGCGCCGCCGGGCCGGAGAACACCTCGCGGCCGACGAACGGCGAGACGACGACGACCGGCGTCTCGGCCAGCGCCGCCTCGACGCCCGACAGTGCGAGGACGGGACCGATGCTCGTCACGGGGTTCGAGGGACCGACGACGACCGGGTCGGTGAGGGCGTCGAGCACTTCGGCGGTCGGTTCGGCGTCGTCGGCCCCGCGGAACTCCACTTCCTCTACCTGGGGCTCGGCGCGCCGACTCACCCAGTACTCCTGAAAATGCATCTCGCCCTCGACGGTGTGGACGATGGTCGCGACGGGGTCGTCGCTCATCGGCACGAGGTCGACGTCGAGACCGAACGCCTCGGCGAGCGTCCGCGTCACCTCTGTCAGCGACCTCCCTTCGTCGAGGAGGCTCGTCCGGGTGAGGTGCACGGCCCTGTCGCGGTCGCCGATCTCCATGAACTCCGCCACGCCCGAGAAGCGCCGCCAGCGGGCGATCTCTCTCCCCGCGACCTGGGCGTCGTCGGGGAGGTACCGCGGGCCGTCGCCGAGTCCGGCCGCGTCCGCGAGTCGGTGGAGTTCGTCGTGCGTCTCGGTGGTGTCACCGGCGATGCCCCACCACCGGTCGCGGTCGAGGACGTCGCCGCCGTGAAACAGCACCGTGTCGACGTCGGGGCAGACGAGGTGACCGCCGAGTTCGACGTCGTCGCCGGTGTTCCCGACGACGGTCACGTCGCTCGGCGCGACGGGCCCATCGGGACCGAGGCCGTCGAGGAGTTTGGGCGTCCCCGTCCCACCGGCGAGGAACGTCACCATAGAGCCCTGCTTTGTGGAGCGGCGGTTTGAAGCTTCCTGCATCGACGCGCGGCGGCGGCCGTCCGGGGTGTGCGCAGCCGTCCCAGGAGAGGCCCCGACAGCCTCGCGCGCGAATCCGTGGATACTTGACTGACCAGTTAGTCAGTTCGAACACCGAATGTCAGACGAGCCCCGCGAGACGGTTGTTCGCGCGACGTGCCGCGCCCTCTGTGCGCACGGCTACGCGAACCTGACGATGCAGGACATCGCCGACGAGACGGACCTGAGCAAAGCCGCCCTCCACTACCACTACGACACCAAGCGCGACCTCCTCACGACGTTCCTCGACTCGCTCGCGTCGTGGTACGAGGGCCGACTGGACGAACTCCCGGGGGCCGACGCCGCCGAGCGGCTTCACGCGCTGTTCGACGAGTGTCTCTCCGCGGAGGACGACGAGGCCGACTACCCCGCCTTCCACACGGCGATGCTCGAAGTGAAGGCGCAGGCACCCTACGAGGAGGCGTACCGCGAGCGCCTCACGGCGGTCGACGACGTCGTCCGCTCGCGTATCGAGACGCTCATCGAGACGGGCATCGAGGAGGGCGTCTTCCGCGACGTCGACCCCGAAGCGACCGCCTCGTTCGTCGTCGACGTCATCGTCGGCGCGTACACCCGGAACGTCGCCGTCGGACACCCGCTCGAAGAGACGCGCGCGCTGCTCGACGCCTACGTCGACGACCACCTCATGGCTCAGGGGCGCGAGGGCGGCGAGGGCGACCCCCGGCGGGAGGCCGCCGAATGAGCGTCCTCGACCGCCTGTCGGGGCTGTTCAAGAGCAAGGAGGAGTTCGACCTGACCAGCGGCGGTATCGGCAAGCCCCTCTTTTACCTGGCGCTCCCCATCGTCATCACGAACCTCCTCCAGACCGCGTACAACCTCGCCGACACCTTCTGGCTCGGCCAGTACTCGACGGAGGCGCTGGCGGCCATCTCGTTCGGCTTCCCCCTCGTCTTCTTGCTCATCTCCTTCGGCTTCGGTATCTCCATCGCCGGGAGCGTCCTCGTCGCGCAGTACGTCGGCGCCGGCGAGGAGGCCGAAGCCGAGTACGCCGCCTCACAGACGATGACGTTCGCCGTCCTCGCGTCCGTTGTCCTCGGCGCGGGCGGCTACTTCTTCGTCGAGGACGTCCTTCGACTGCTGGGCGCCTCCCCGAGGTGCTCCCGGGCGCGACGGCGTACATGCAGGTCATCTCGCTCGGTATCGTCTTCCTCTTCGGCTTCCTCGTGTTCATCTCGCTGATGCGCGGCTACGGCGACACCATCACCCCGATGCTCGTCATGTTCGGCTCCGTCGGCATCAACGTCGTCCTCGACCCGTTCCTCATCTTCGGCTGGTGGGTGTTCCCCGAACTCGGCGTCGCCGGCGCGGCGTACGCGACGGTGTTCTCCCGCTCGCTGGCGCTGTTCGTCGGCCTCGCAATCATGCTCAAGGGGACCCGCGGCGTACGCATCCGCCCGCGGGAGATGTTCCCCGACCTCGACTACTTCCGGCGCATCGCCGCGCTGGGCGGGCCCGCCTCGGTGGAGGTCACCGGGAGAGCCCTCTCCGTGAACTTCCTCCTCGTGGTCGTCGGCCTCTTCTCGACGACTGTCGTCGCCGCGTTCGGCATCGGCACCCGCGTGTTCTCGGTCATCTTCCTCCCCGCCATCGCGGTCGCACAGGCGGTCGAGACGATGTCGGGCCAGAACATCGGCGCCGGGAAACCCGACCGTGCCGAGGCGACCGCGGACTTCGCCGCGAAGACGATGTTCGTCATCCTCTCGGCGATGGGCGTCGTCGTCTTCTTCTTCACCGAACCCATCGTCGCCGTCTTCACGACCGACCCCGAGGTCGTCAGGGAGGGTGCGAACTTCCTCCGCACCGTGGCCCCGACGTTCGGTCTCCTCGGTGTCCTGCGGGCGTACAGCGGGAGCTTCCGCGGGGCCGGCAAGACGATGATATCGGCCGCCGTCGCCATCTTCGCGCTCGGTGTCGTGCGCTTGCCCGTCGCGTGGTTCGGCGCCCAGGAGTTCGGACCGAGCGGCATTTGGTGGTCGTTCGTCGTCTCGAACATCGTCGGCGCCGCCGTCGCGGTCATCTGGTACAAGCAGGGGACGTGGCGCGACGCCGACCTGACGCACAGGGACGTCGTCGACGACATCGAAGACGGGGACGTCGTCGACCCCGCGAGCACGGACGACTGAGACCGAGGCGGACGCGCTGGCTCGGGCGACGAACGGTGCGTTCACGCGCTTCTGACCGTTTGCGATTCGCGACCAGAGAGACGCGAGAGGCTGTGGATGGACGTGCCGTGAGTGTCCGCTCGGTGGTCGGGAAGTGGACCGGTGACGGCGCGGAACACGGGCGCGGTGACCCCACACCACCGGAGCAACGTCGTTTCACCGAGCCGTCACTCGTTTTACTGACAGACCTCGCGCGCGGCTCGTCTGGCGAGCCCGCTGGTCTCGTCGGCTCCCGTTCGTTTCACTCACGGGAACGGACGCGGAGCCGCGACGCCACGTGCGACCGCTCCGTTGAGGCGGTCGGCGCGTGAGAGCGAGTGAAACGAGCGAACGCGCGAGGGGCCGCTCGCGCCTCCGGGCGCGAGCACCCGGGTGGGGAGGCGAGAGGCAGCGGTCCACCGCGCCCGTGCGTCGCGCGGTGTTCACGCTCGGACCATCGGTCACGACGAACCCCGGACCATCGGTCACGACGACCATCGGACCATCAGTCACGACGACCCTCGGACCATCAGTCACGACGACCCTCGGACCGCCGTCGACTTCGACGACACCGCCCCGTACTCGGTGATACGTGTCTCACCCCCGCTGAACGACGTCTCCAGCGATCACGACGACGTCTTCCGGACGCACCACCCACCCGACGGTTTTTGTCCGATGCCGACCCACCACCCGCCATGCTGGCTATCAAGGACAGCGTCCACGACCACATCGAGGTCGGGGGCGTTGCCGAGGCGCTCATCGACACGCCGGCCGTCCAGCGACTCCGCCGCGTCACCCAACTGGGTACCGTGAAGTACGTCTACCCCTCCGCAAA
Proteins encoded:
- a CDS encoding 30S ribosomal protein S17e, coding for MAIKPKYVKQLGNMLLERYPQAFNTDFETNKDSVMKLTNVESKGVRNRIAGYITRKKSSSQAASA
- a CDS encoding TetR/AcrR family transcriptional regulator; amino-acid sequence: MSDEPRETVVRATCRALCAHGYANLTMQDIADETDLSKAALHYHYDTKRDLLTTFLDSLASWYEGRLDELPGADAAERLHALFDECLSAEDDEADYPAFHTAMLEVKAQAPYEEAYRERLTAVDDVVRSRIETLIETGIEEGVFRDVDPEATASFVVDVIVGAYTRNVAVGHPLEETRALLDAYVDDHLMAQGREGGEGDPRREAAE
- the cofD gene encoding 2-phospho-L-lactate transferase, with amino-acid sequence MVTFLAGGTGTPKLLDGLGPDGPVAPSDVTVVGNTGDDVELGGHLVCPDVDTVLFHGGDVLDRDRWWGIAGDTTETHDELHRLADAAGLGDGPRYLPDDAQVAGREIARWRRFSGVAEFMEIGDRDRAVHLTRTSLLDEGRSLTEVTRTLAEAFGLDVDLVPMSDDPVATIVHTVEGEMHFQEYWVSRRAEPQVEEVEFRGADDAEPTAEVLDALTDPVVVGPSNPVTSIGPVLALSGVEAALAETPVVVVSPFVGREVFSGPAAQLMEGVGLDPSTAGVADAYPFADAFVLDTADGTELGRPVVRTDTRIDGPGDAGRVLDAVWEALDRVAGPEGPR
- a CDS encoding tRNA-dihydrouridine synthase, translated to MTRESSPRLVLASLSGEADAGWACDGSLWADLAMLGGISLDGKSRDAARALVARDRSEFLPPDPLVFVDFQLAVLADTPVCAGVNVRSATVAPVREVARLCAAHDAAVEINAHCRQAELCRVGCGESLLRDTDRLCEYVTAAAEQGAEVSVKVRAEVDGVDLAETARRVEEAGATVFHVDAMDSEDVVASVADAAPDLYLVANNGVRDRRTVSEYLDYGADAVSVGRPSTDPRVLQRVREAIDGWFDARDGSRPVSDDRRTASDADAR
- a CDS encoding DUF447 domain-containing protein, producing the protein MPSGNESNAVDGTDESNESDEINDVETDERAWPVALDGVTESVVTTLGPNGLWNVAALGLHAPDAGVDAGARTPVEAVTWGNTRTRRNFHRQGGGVVQFVADAHDFVDAALTIREEEEPVLDSADAWVRVRAERTDEGREDDTRWERWRLTPGESGVERERPFTVNRGFYAVVDATVAASRLDVSDYDTDVLLDRLAYFERVVERCGGTREREAFARLSAETGWHERR
- a CDS encoding acc operon protein: MELSIPDDASEDEAAAIAAVLSAHLRDQEVAAAAAASDTEETWQDRKWTFAGRVDALQGRTTRVPDGTPTNAWVAASRAERF
- a CDS encoding acyl-CoA carboxylase subunit beta; this translates as MEDRIDELREKRERALLGGGQDRIDKQHDKGKMTARERIDYFLDDDTFNEFDKFRTHRTSKFGMEEKKLPGDGVVTGYGEVDGRTVFVFAHDFTVFGGSLGEVMAQKICKVMDKAMEVGAPIVGLNDSAGARIQEGVKSLAGFADIFHRNQQASGVVPQISSIMGPCAGGAVYSPAITDFIFMVQDTSHMFITGPDVIKTVTGEEVSFEELGGAKTHAQKTGVAHKAFNSEEEALDNIRRLLSYVPQNNVEDPPRVEPWDDPARETTELTDVVPDKPQKPYDMTDVVDSVVDEGSFFEVHDGWARNIVVGFGRLDGHSVGVVANQPRSNAGTLTVDASMKGSRFIRFCDAFNIPILTFVDVPGYMPGTDQEHRGIIRHGAKLLYAYSEATVPLLTVITRKAYGGAYCVMASKHIGGDVNYAWPTSEIAVMGPQGAVNILYSSELEAADDPDARRQELIDEYREEFANPYTAADRGFVDDVIEPAETRARLVEDLKMLKTKRGDQPDKKHGNLPI
- a CDS encoding DUF5820 family protein, which gives rise to MSYDDLPAGWQVWADEHEGRSVLAYRPDVFNTKDFPAPCMPTIYVTNGSRKRRPGASQVPTDTWHVSLFLEPEVEAPAERYDSRAEAVAGATDLAARFVRGGVDYRDLYQVPREEYLDRLDELVGENASDE
- a CDS encoding triphosphoribosyl-dephospho-CoA synthase, translating into MRTPADNALLALLLEASGTPKPGNVDRHREYEDLRFEHFLAGAVGAGSGLRTAEAGGELGAAFEESVEGMRHQRGGNTQFGCLLDLVPLVRAAADGPLTPESVRGVCAATTVEDACGFYRAFEYVDVAVGALPSDIDLPDVGLAADATPTVRERGLTLWDVMDRSSPIDANAREWVEGFPRSFAASEGILDDDGPATERVARAFLRLLAEEPDSLVRTQHGERVAREVQESATDVGTDLDAAAALAEKYVERDINPGTTADLTAAAVFIALERGWEV